The following coding sequences are from one Mycobacterium bourgelatii window:
- the ctaD gene encoding aa3-type cytochrome oxidase subunit I — protein MTAEAPPLGELEATRPYPARTGPKGNLIYKLITTTDHKLIGIMYCVTCFVFFLLGGLLALLMRTELAVPGLQFLSNEQFNQLFTMHGTIMLLFYATPIVFGFANLVLPLQIGAPDVAFPRLNAFSFWLFLFGALVGAAGFITPGGAADFGWTAYTPLTDAIHSPGAGGDLWIMGLIVAGLGTILGAVNMITTVVCMRAPGMTMFRMPIFTWNILVTSILVLIAFPLLTAALFGLAADRHLGAHIYDSANGGVLLWQHLFWFFGHPEVYIIALPFFGIVSEIFPVFSRKPIFGYTTLVYATLSIAALSVAVWAHHMFATGAVLLPFFSFMTYLIAVPTGIKFFNWIGTMWKGQLTFETPMLFSIGFMVTFLLGGLTGVLLASPPLDFHVTDSYFVVAHFHYVLFGTIVFATYAGIYFWFPKMTGRLLDERLGKIHFWLTLIGFHTTFLVQHWVGDLGMPRRYADYLASDGFQSYNVVSTIGAFILGASMLPFVWNVFKSWRYGEVVTVDDPWGYGNSLEWATSCPPPRHNFTELPRIRSERPAFELHYPHMVERMRAEAHIGRHATVGESPKGMGPRTEPDRSTSDQ, from the coding sequence TTGACAGCCGAAGCGCCCCCCTTGGGAGAACTCGAGGCCACTCGTCCCTACCCGGCCCGGACCGGCCCCAAAGGGAACCTGATCTACAAACTGATCACGACCACCGATCACAAGCTGATCGGCATCATGTACTGCGTCACCTGCTTCGTCTTCTTCTTGCTCGGCGGGCTGCTGGCGCTGTTGATGCGGACCGAGTTGGCGGTCCCTGGTCTGCAGTTCTTGTCGAATGAACAGTTCAACCAGCTGTTCACCATGCACGGCACGATCATGTTGCTGTTCTATGCGACTCCGATCGTGTTCGGCTTCGCCAATCTGGTGCTGCCGCTGCAGATCGGCGCACCCGACGTGGCCTTCCCGCGACTGAACGCCTTCTCCTTCTGGCTGTTCTTGTTCGGCGCCCTGGTCGGGGCCGCGGGCTTCATCACCCCCGGCGGCGCCGCAGACTTCGGCTGGACCGCCTACACCCCGTTGACCGACGCCATCCACTCGCCGGGCGCCGGTGGCGACCTGTGGATCATGGGTCTGATCGTCGCCGGTCTGGGCACCATCTTGGGTGCCGTCAACATGATCACCACGGTGGTCTGCATGCGCGCGCCGGGCATGACGATGTTCCGGATGCCGATCTTCACCTGGAACATCCTGGTGACGTCCATCCTGGTGCTGATCGCATTCCCGCTGCTCACCGCGGCGCTCTTCGGCCTGGCCGCCGACCGGCACCTGGGGGCCCACATCTATGACTCGGCCAACGGCGGGGTCCTGCTGTGGCAGCACCTGTTCTGGTTCTTCGGCCACCCCGAGGTGTACATCATCGCGCTGCCGTTCTTCGGGATCGTCTCCGAGATCTTCCCGGTGTTCTCCCGCAAGCCGATCTTCGGCTACACCACCCTGGTGTACGCGACGCTGTCGATCGCCGCGCTGTCGGTGGCGGTGTGGGCGCACCACATGTTCGCGACCGGTGCCGTCCTGCTTCCGTTCTTCTCGTTCATGACGTACCTGATCGCCGTCCCAACCGGGATCAAGTTCTTCAACTGGATCGGCACCATGTGGAAGGGCCAGTTGACATTTGAGACGCCGATGTTGTTCTCGATCGGCTTCATGGTCACCTTCTTGCTGGGTGGTCTGACCGGCGTGTTGCTGGCCAGCCCGCCGTTGGACTTCCACGTGACCGACAGCTATTTCGTGGTCGCACACTTCCACTACGTGCTGTTCGGCACCATCGTGTTCGCCACCTACGCCGGCATCTACTTCTGGTTCCCCAAGATGACCGGTCGCCTGCTCGACGAGAGGCTGGGCAAGATCCACTTCTGGTTGACGCTGATCGGCTTCCACACCACGTTCCTGGTGCAGCACTGGGTGGGCGACCTGGGCATGCCTCGTCGTTACGCCGACTACCTGGCCTCCGACGGCTTCCAGAGCTACAACGTGGTCTCGACCATCGGTGCCTTTATCCTGGGCGCGTCGATGCTGCCGTTCGTCTGGAACGTCTTCAAGAGCTGGCGCTACGGCGAGGTGGTGACCGTCGACGACCCGTGGGGTTACGGCAACTCCCTGGAGTGGGCCACCAGCTGCCCGCCGCCGCGGCACAACTTCACCGAACTGCCCCGCATCCGTTCGGAGCGTCCGGCGTTCGAGTTGCACTATCCGCACATGGTTGAGCGGATGCGTGCCGAAGCGCACATCGGACGCCACGCCACGGTCGGCGAGTCGCCGAAGGGGATGGGCCCGCGGACTGAGCCCGACCGCTCGACCAGTGATCAGTAG
- the serB gene encoding phosphoserine phosphatase SerB produces MSASPKVSVLITVTGVDQPGVTSALFAVLARHGVELLNVEQVVIRGRLTLGVLVSCPREVAEGDALSEEVKAAIHEVGLEVSIERSDDLPIIQKPSTHTIFLLGRPITAGVFGAVAKEVAALDVNIDFIHGISDYPVTGLELRVSGPPGIEGPLQAALTKVTADQHVDVAVANYGLGRRTKRLIVFDVDSTLVQGEVIEMLAARAGAEGAVAAITEAAMRGELDFAESLEQRVATLKGLPASVIDDVAAQLELMPGARTTLRTLRRLGFRCGVVSGGFRGIIEPLARDLMLDFVAANDLEIVDGILTGRVLGPIVDRPGKAKALRAFADQYGIPMEQTVAVGDGANDIDMLAAAGLGIAFNAKPALREVADASLSHPYLDTVLFLLGVTRAEIEAADEADGTLRRVEIPGD; encoded by the coding sequence GTGAGTGCCTCGCCCAAGGTATCGGTGCTCATCACCGTCACCGGTGTCGATCAACCGGGCGTGACGTCTGCGCTCTTCGCGGTCCTCGCCCGGCACGGCGTCGAGCTTCTCAACGTCGAGCAGGTCGTGATCCGGGGTCGGCTGACGCTCGGCGTGCTCGTGTCGTGCCCGCGCGAGGTTGCGGAGGGCGACGCGTTGAGCGAGGAGGTCAAGGCCGCCATCCACGAGGTGGGTCTTGAGGTCTCGATCGAGCGCAGCGACGATCTGCCGATCATTCAAAAGCCGTCGACCCACACCATCTTCCTGCTGGGCCGGCCGATCACCGCGGGGGTGTTCGGAGCGGTGGCCAAAGAGGTGGCGGCGCTGGACGTCAACATCGACTTCATCCACGGCATCTCCGACTACCCGGTCACCGGCCTGGAGTTGCGGGTATCGGGGCCGCCAGGCATCGAGGGACCGTTGCAGGCCGCCCTGACGAAGGTGACCGCCGACCAGCATGTCGACGTGGCCGTCGCCAACTACGGTCTGGGGCGGCGTACCAAGCGGCTCATCGTGTTCGACGTCGATTCGACCCTGGTCCAGGGCGAGGTCATCGAAATGCTGGCCGCCCGAGCCGGGGCCGAGGGAGCCGTCGCGGCGATCACTGAAGCCGCCATGCGCGGTGAACTGGATTTCGCCGAGTCGCTCGAACAGCGGGTGGCCACCCTCAAAGGATTGCCCGCCTCGGTGATCGACGACGTCGCCGCCCAGCTGGAATTGATGCCCGGTGCCCGCACCACGTTGAGAACGTTGCGGCGCTTAGGTTTCCGCTGCGGCGTGGTATCCGGCGGCTTCCGGGGGATCATCGAGCCGTTGGCTCGTGACCTGATGCTGGACTTCGTCGCCGCCAACGACCTCGAAATCGTCGACGGCATCTTGACCGGCCGGGTGCTCGGACCGATCGTCGACCGACCGGGCAAGGCCAAGGCGCTGCGCGCGTTCGCCGATCAGTACGGGATACCGATGGAGCAGACGGTCGCCGTCGGCGACGGCGCCAACGACATCGACATGCTCGCGGCAGCCGGATTGGGAATCGCGTTCAACGCCAAGCCCGCGCTGCGCGAGGTGGCCGACGCGTCCCTCAGCCATCCCTACCTGGACACGGTGTTGTTCTTGCTGGGCGTGACACGCGCCGAGATCGAGGCCGCCGATGAGGCCGACGGCACACTGCGGCGCGTCGAGATTCCGGGCGATTAG
- a CDS encoding ABC transporter ATP-binding protein encodes MRHDGRVPDSGFLEADPDLLIDFRNVSLRRDGRTLVGPVDWAVELDERWVIIGPNGAGKTSLLKIAAAAEHPSSGTAFVLGEQLGRVDVTELRSRIGLSSAALAQRVPDNELVRDLVVSAGYSVLGRWREQYEDLDYRRAIDMLESLGAEHLADRTYGTLSEGERKRVLIARALMTDPELLLLDEPAAGLDLGGREELVARLADLAADPDAPALVLVTHHVEEVPPGFSHCLLLSEGQVVASGLLPDVLTAENLSAAFGQRIALDVVDGRYFARRVRTRAAHRRRP; translated from the coding sequence ATACGGCACGATGGTCGGGTGCCTGACTCTGGCTTTTTAGAGGCCGATCCCGACCTGCTGATCGACTTCCGAAACGTCTCACTGCGCCGCGACGGCCGCACCCTCGTCGGGCCCGTGGACTGGGCCGTCGAACTCGACGAACGCTGGGTGATCATCGGGCCCAACGGCGCCGGCAAGACGTCGTTGCTCAAGATCGCGGCGGCGGCCGAGCACCCATCGTCGGGGACCGCGTTCGTGCTGGGCGAGCAGCTCGGCCGGGTCGACGTCACCGAACTCCGGTCCCGGATCGGGCTGAGCTCCGCGGCTTTGGCCCAGCGGGTGCCCGACAACGAACTGGTGCGCGATCTGGTTGTGTCGGCGGGCTACTCGGTGCTGGGCCGGTGGCGCGAGCAATACGAGGATCTCGATTACCGTCGCGCCATCGACATGCTGGAAAGCCTTGGCGCCGAACACCTCGCGGACCGCACCTACGGGACGCTGTCGGAGGGTGAGCGCAAACGAGTGCTGATCGCTCGTGCCTTGATGACCGATCCGGAGCTGCTGTTGCTCGACGAACCGGCGGCGGGCCTGGATCTCGGTGGCCGCGAGGAACTGGTGGCGCGACTGGCCGACCTGGCGGCCGACCCGGACGCGCCGGCCTTGGTGCTGGTCACCCACCACGTGGAGGAGGTGCCTCCCGGCTTCAGCCACTGCCTGCTGCTGTCCGAGGGGCAGGTGGTGGCGTCGGGCTTGTTGCCCGATGTGCTGACCGCCGAGAATCTGTCCGCGGCGTTCGGTCAACGCATCGCGCTCGACGTGGTCGACGGACGCTACTTCGCCCGGCGGGTTCGTACCCGCGCGGCCCACCGGAGGCGGCCATGA
- a CDS encoding NUDIX hydrolase — MTTPEPLPARPAATVMLIRDAPAGLKIFLMRRHSKMEFAPGVIVFPGGGVDERDRNADLTGAWAGPPPQWWAQRFGIETDLAEALVCAAARETFEESGVLFAGPADDPDTIVGDASVYRDARRALDDRTLSFADFLRTENLVLRSDLLRPWANWVTPEAERTRRYDTYFFVAALPEGQRADGDNTESDHSGWALPQDAIEDFEAGRNVLLPPTWTQLDSLAGRTVADVLAVERQIVAVQPLLEKRGDNWVFEFFDSDRYHRARQAGGSLDWPF; from the coding sequence ATGACCACACCCGAGCCGCTGCCGGCCCGACCCGCGGCGACCGTGATGCTGATCCGCGATGCACCCGCGGGCCTCAAGATCTTCCTGATGCGCCGCCACTCGAAGATGGAGTTCGCGCCCGGCGTGATCGTGTTCCCCGGCGGCGGTGTCGACGAACGGGATCGCAACGCCGACCTGACGGGGGCCTGGGCCGGGCCGCCGCCGCAGTGGTGGGCGCAGCGCTTCGGCATCGAGACCGACCTCGCCGAGGCGCTGGTGTGCGCCGCCGCCCGGGAAACCTTCGAGGAGTCCGGGGTGTTGTTCGCCGGCCCCGCGGACGACCCGGACACCATCGTCGGTGACGCCTCGGTCTACCGCGACGCTCGGCGGGCGTTGGACGACCGGACACTGTCGTTCGCGGATTTCCTTCGCACCGAAAACCTGGTGTTGCGGTCCGATCTGCTGCGCCCGTGGGCCAACTGGGTCACCCCGGAAGCCGAGCGCACCCGGCGTTATGACACGTACTTCTTCGTGGCCGCACTGCCGGAAGGGCAGCGCGCCGACGGCGACAACACCGAGTCCGACCATTCCGGCTGGGCGTTGCCGCAGGACGCCATCGAGGACTTCGAGGCGGGCCGCAACGTGCTGTTGCCGCCAACCTGGACCCAGCTGGATTCGCTGGCCGGCCGCACCGTCGCCGATGTGTTGGCCGTCGAACGCCAGATCGTGGCCGTGCAACCGTTGCTGGAGAAGCGGGGCGACAACTGGGTCTTCGAGTTCTTCGACTCTGACCGCTACCACCGGGCGCGACAGGCCGGCGGATCCTTGGACTGGCCCTTTTGA
- a CDS encoding enoyl-CoA hydratase, translating to MSEFVSVVVSDGSQDAGLAMLLLSRPPTNAMTRQVYREIIAAADELGRRDDVAAVILFGGHEIFSAGDDMPELRTLTPEEADITARVRREAIDAVAAIGKPTVAAITGYALGAGLTLALAADWRVSGDNVKFGATEILAGLIPSGGGMARLAHVTGASRAKELVFSGRFFDAEEALALGLIDDMVAPDDVYDAAATWARRFLDGPPHALAAAKAGINAVFDAGAATAEEVRAAERRRYVEVFAAGQEGVKRDDRGSR from the coding sequence GTGAGCGAGTTCGTCAGTGTCGTGGTCAGCGACGGTTCGCAAGACGCGGGCCTGGCGATGCTGCTGCTGTCGAGACCGCCGACGAACGCGATGACCCGCCAGGTGTACCGCGAAATCATCGCGGCGGCAGACGAACTCGGCCGTCGTGACGACGTCGCCGCGGTCATCCTGTTCGGTGGCCACGAGATCTTCTCCGCCGGCGACGACATGCCCGAACTGCGGACGCTGACGCCCGAAGAGGCCGACATCACGGCGCGGGTGCGGCGCGAGGCGATCGATGCCGTGGCGGCGATCGGGAAGCCGACCGTGGCCGCCATCACCGGCTATGCGCTGGGCGCCGGGCTCACGCTCGCATTGGCGGCCGACTGGCGCGTCAGCGGCGACAACGTGAAGTTCGGTGCGACGGAGATCCTGGCCGGCCTGATTCCCAGCGGCGGTGGAATGGCGCGGCTGGCCCACGTGACGGGCGCCAGCCGGGCCAAGGAGCTGGTGTTCAGCGGTCGTTTCTTCGACGCCGAAGAAGCCCTGGCCCTGGGCCTGATCGACGACATGGTCGCCCCCGACGACGTATACGACGCCGCGGCCACCTGGGCGCGCCGCTTCCTGGACGGCCCACCACACGCGCTGGCCGCCGCCAAGGCCGGGATCAATGCCGTCTTCGACGCCGGCGCAGCGACAGCCGAAGAGGTGCGCGCCGCCGAACGCCGCCGCTACGTCGAGGTCTTCGCCGCTGGTCAGGAAGGGGTCAAGCGGGATGACCGGGGGAGCCGTTAG
- a CDS encoding class I SAM-dependent methyltransferase, which yields MTRTTEIPADAAPNPHATAEQVEAARHDTKLAQVLYHDWEAESYDDKWSISYDQRCVDYARGRFDAIVPDEVLGQLPYDRALELGCGTGFFLLNLIQAGVARRGSVTDLSPGMVKVATRNGQSLGLDIDGRVADAEGIPYDDNTFDLVVGHAVLHHIPDVELSLREVIRVLKPGGRFVFAGEPTTVGNEYARTLSTLTWRVATNVTKLPGLGGWRRPQAELDESSRAAALEAIVDLHTFTPGDLERMATNAGAVEVRTASEEFTAAMFGWPVRTFEASVPPGRLGWGWAKFAFTGWKTLSWVDANIWRHIAPKGWFYNVMVTGVKPS from the coding sequence ATGACGAGGACTACGGAAATCCCCGCTGACGCCGCTCCCAATCCGCACGCCACCGCGGAACAGGTGGAAGCCGCGCGCCACGACACCAAGCTCGCCCAGGTGCTTTACCACGACTGGGAGGCCGAGAGCTACGACGACAAATGGTCGATCTCCTACGACCAGCGCTGCGTCGATTACGCCCGCGGTCGGTTCGATGCCATCGTTCCCGACGAAGTCCTTGGTCAACTTCCCTACGACCGCGCGCTGGAGCTGGGCTGCGGCACCGGGTTCTTCCTGCTCAACCTGATCCAGGCGGGGGTGGCTCGGCGGGGCTCGGTCACCGACCTCTCGCCCGGGATGGTCAAGGTCGCCACCCGCAACGGGCAGTCGTTGGGCCTCGACATCGACGGACGGGTCGCCGACGCCGAAGGCATCCCCTACGACGACAACACCTTCGACCTCGTGGTCGGGCACGCCGTGCTGCACCACATTCCCGACGTCGAACTGTCGCTTCGGGAAGTGATTCGGGTTCTCAAGCCCGGTGGCCGGTTCGTGTTCGCCGGTGAGCCCACCACCGTCGGCAACGAATACGCACGCACGTTGTCCACCCTGACCTGGCGGGTCGCCACCAACGTCACCAAGCTGCCCGGCCTGGGTGGTTGGCGGCGCCCGCAAGCCGAACTCGACGAATCTTCACGCGCCGCAGCGCTCGAGGCGATCGTCGACCTGCACACCTTCACCCCGGGCGATCTGGAGCGGATGGCGACCAACGCCGGCGCGGTCGAGGTGCGAACCGCCAGCGAGGAGTTCACCGCCGCCATGTTCGGCTGGCCGGTGCGCACGTTCGAAGCATCGGTGCCGCCCGGGCGCCTGGGCTGGGGCTGGGCGAAGTTCGCCTTCACCGGCTGGAAGACCCTCAGCTGGGTGGATGCCAACATCTGGCGGCACATCGCCCCGAAGGGCTGGTTCTACAACGTCATGGTCACCGGAGTTAAGCCCTCCTGA
- a CDS encoding THUMP-like domain-containing protein — protein sequence MNRGATGLTFSTDDVVFLRSPDGAAALREVAEYALTDATRVADIAAVRARFGARTPILVETTLLRRRAREKLGDLAVHWLFTEEALQQATTREVADRRARRLSGRVVHDATCSIGTEMAALRETAARVVGSDIDPVRLAMARHNLGATAELCRADALHPVTRDAVAVVDPARRSGGRRRFSPDDYEPPLGPLLDTYRSCDVVVKCAPGIDFEQVRQLGFDGEIEVTSYRGSVREACLWSAGLAAPGVRRRASVLDSGEEVTDSDADDCPVRPVGRWIIDPDGAVVRAGLVRQYATRHGLWQLDPDIAYLSGDRLPASVRGFEVLDRLPFDERRLRQALAAMDCGALEILVRGVRVDPDALRRRLRLRGSRPLSVVITRFGSGTASHAVAFVCCPSQ from the coding sequence CTGAACAGGGGTGCCACCGGTCTCACCTTCAGCACCGACGACGTCGTCTTCCTCCGGTCGCCAGACGGTGCGGCCGCGCTGCGGGAAGTTGCCGAATACGCACTGACCGACGCGACGCGCGTCGCCGACATCGCGGCCGTGCGCGCCCGGTTCGGTGCACGGACGCCGATCCTGGTGGAGACGACATTGCTGCGCCGCCGGGCGCGCGAAAAACTGGGCGATCTTGCCGTGCACTGGCTGTTCACCGAGGAGGCGCTGCAGCAGGCCACCACCCGCGAAGTGGCGGATCGCAGGGCCCGGCGACTGTCCGGTCGCGTCGTGCACGACGCGACGTGTTCGATCGGCACCGAAATGGCGGCACTGCGGGAGACGGCGGCCCGGGTCGTGGGCAGCGACATCGATCCGGTGCGGCTGGCGATGGCGCGCCACAACCTCGGTGCGACCGCCGAGTTGTGCCGCGCCGACGCGCTGCACCCGGTGACGCGCGACGCGGTCGCCGTCGTCGATCCGGCGCGCCGCAGCGGTGGCCGACGACGGTTCAGCCCCGATGATTACGAGCCCCCTTTAGGTCCGCTGCTGGATACCTACCGCAGCTGCGACGTGGTCGTAAAGTGTGCTCCTGGAATCGATTTCGAGCAGGTGCGCCAGCTCGGGTTCGATGGCGAGATCGAGGTGACGTCCTACCGGGGCTCGGTGCGCGAGGCGTGTCTGTGGTCGGCAGGACTCGCCGCCCCGGGAGTCCGCCGACGAGCGAGCGTGCTCGACAGCGGGGAAGAGGTCACCGATTCGGATGCCGACGACTGCCCGGTGCGTCCCGTCGGGCGCTGGATCATCGATCCCGACGGGGCGGTCGTGCGCGCCGGTCTGGTCCGGCAGTACGCCACTCGGCATGGCCTCTGGCAGCTCGACCCCGACATCGCCTACCTGTCCGGTGACCGGCTGCCCGCCTCGGTACGGGGCTTCGAGGTGCTCGACCGGCTGCCGTTCGACGAGCGCCGGTTGCGCCAGGCGCTGGCGGCGATGGACTGCGGGGCCCTGGAAATCCTGGTCCGCGGCGTGCGGGTCGATCCGGATGCGCTGCGACGACGGCTGCGGTTGCGCGGTAGCCGGCCGCTGTCAGTGGTAATCACCCGCTTCGGTTCCGGGACAGCCAGTCACGCAGTGGCTTTCGTTTGCTGTCCCTCCCAGTAA
- a CDS encoding esterase produces MRVVIAAAAVAAAALLSWPAAAAPPSCASLGGTVDSAQLCHVRASTTAYTLALTFPVDYPDQQALTDYVTQNRDGFVNVAQGSGRRDQPYQMEATTDQHTSGQPPRTRSVVLKFFQDLGGTHPSTWYKAFNYNLDTKQPITFDTLFAPNTTPLDAIFPLVQRELERQTSLALAISPGAGHDPTNYQNFAITDDQLIFYFAPGELLPLFAGPAQVQVPRSAIPPLAL; encoded by the coding sequence ATGCGTGTTGTGATAGCGGCCGCCGCGGTGGCGGCCGCGGCCCTACTGAGCTGGCCGGCGGCCGCGGCGCCGCCGTCGTGTGCGAGCCTGGGCGGTACCGTCGACTCGGCGCAGCTCTGCCACGTGCGCGCGTCGACCACCGCCTACACGTTGGCCCTGACGTTTCCCGTCGACTATCCGGACCAGCAAGCGCTGACCGACTACGTCACCCAGAACCGGGACGGGTTCGTCAACGTCGCGCAGGGCTCCGGACGACGTGACCAGCCTTACCAGATGGAAGCCACCACCGACCAGCACACCTCGGGCCAGCCGCCGCGCACCCGCAGCGTGGTGCTCAAGTTCTTCCAAGACCTCGGCGGGACACACCCGTCGACCTGGTACAAAGCCTTCAACTACAACCTCGACACCAAGCAGCCGATCACCTTCGACACGCTGTTCGCGCCCAACACCACACCGCTGGATGCCATCTTCCCGCTCGTCCAGCGCGAACTGGAGCGCCAGACTTCGCTGGCGCTGGCGATATCGCCCGGCGCCGGCCACGACCCGACCAACTATCAGAACTTCGCCATCACCGACGACCAGTTGATCTTCTACTTCGCCCCGGGCGAGTTGCTGCCTTTGTTCGCCGGCCCTGCGCAGGTGCAGGTGCCCCGCAGCGCCATCCCGCCGCTGGCGCTCTAG
- a CDS encoding outer membrane protein assembly factor BamB family protein codes for MAAVSVAASGAVLAVGLGGCGNTDSWVDAAPAQGWPAQYGDAANSSYTGRGGATKLELAWTRSVKGSLGAQPALSDRGYLALNAQTPAGCSLMEWENKRNGRQRWCVRLVQGGGFAGPLLDGFDNMYVGQPGAIIAFPVTQWTRWRQPVIGMPLTPRFLGGGQLLVTTHLGQVLVFDAHRGKLAGSALDLVEGLDPKDATRGLDDCGRAGPDCPVASAPAFSPASKTVVVSVWQPGAPAAGLVGLKYHPGKSPSLVREWTSQAVSAGIVGSPVLSADGQTVYVNGRDQRLWALHAADGKVKWSVPLGFSAQTPPAVTPKGLIVSGGGPDTRLAAFRDAGDHADQAWRRDDVTPLSTSSLASGDAGYTVVAGPGLSLLVFDPDSGRTLNTYPLPEATGYPVGVAIGTDRRVVTATSDGQVYSFAPA; via the coding sequence ATGGCAGCGGTTTCTGTGGCAGCTTCGGGGGCCGTACTGGCGGTCGGGCTGGGCGGATGCGGGAACACCGACTCCTGGGTCGATGCGGCCCCCGCCCAGGGCTGGCCCGCGCAATACGGCGACGCGGCCAACAGCAGTTACACCGGTAGAGGCGGCGCGACCAAGCTCGAGCTGGCCTGGACGCGGTCCGTCAAGGGCAGCCTGGGCGCTCAGCCGGCCCTGAGCGACCGCGGTTACCTCGCCCTCAACGCGCAGACTCCCGCCGGGTGTTCGCTGATGGAGTGGGAAAACAAGCGCAACGGCCGGCAGCGCTGGTGTGTCCGACTGGTCCAGGGCGGCGGCTTCGCGGGTCCGTTGCTCGACGGCTTCGACAACATGTACGTGGGCCAACCCGGAGCCATCATCGCCTTTCCCGTCACCCAGTGGACGCGGTGGCGCCAGCCCGTCATCGGAATGCCACTGACCCCTCGGTTTCTGGGAGGCGGCCAACTCTTGGTGACGACCCATCTGGGTCAGGTGCTGGTTTTCGACGCTCATCGCGGCAAGCTGGCCGGCAGCGCACTCGACCTGGTGGAGGGCTTGGATCCCAAGGACGCGACCCGCGGCCTGGACGACTGCGGTCGGGCCGGACCGGACTGCCCGGTGGCGAGCGCTCCGGCGTTTTCACCGGCCAGTAAGACCGTGGTGGTCAGTGTGTGGCAGCCTGGCGCCCCGGCCGCGGGGCTGGTCGGGCTGAAATACCACCCCGGTAAGAGCCCGTCGCTGGTCCGCGAGTGGACCAGCCAGGCCGTCAGCGCGGGCATCGTGGGCAGCCCGGTCCTGTCCGCCGACGGGCAAACCGTCTACGTGAACGGCCGTGATCAACGACTCTGGGCGCTGCATGCCGCCGACGGCAAGGTGAAGTGGTCGGTGCCGTTAGGGTTCTCCGCCCAAACGCCGCCCGCTGTCACCCCGAAGGGACTCATCGTGTCCGGCGGAGGGCCGGACACCCGGTTGGCGGCGTTCCGGGACGCCGGTGATCACGCCGACCAGGCCTGGCGACGCGACGACGTCACCCCGCTGTCCACCTCGAGCCTGGCGAGCGGCGATGCCGGTTACACGGTGGTGGCGGGCCCCGGACTGTCCCTGCTGGTCTTCGACCCGGACAGCGGCCGCACACTCAACACGTATCCGCTACCCGAGGCCACCGGATACCCGGTCGGAGTGGCGATCGGCACCGATCGCCGGGTGGTGACGGCAACCAGCGATGGCCAGGTCTACAGCTTCGCGCCGGCCTGA
- a CDS encoding acyltransferase — protein MTSMWGAPLHRRWRGSRLRDPRQAKFLTMDSLKWVLKNRAYTPWYLVRYWRLLKFKLQNPHIITRGMVFLGKGVEIHCTPELAQLEIGRWVHIGDKNTIRAHEGSLRFGDKVVLGRDNVINCYLDIELGESALMADWCYVCDFDHRMDDITLPIKDQGIIKSPVRIGPDTWVGVKVTVLRGTSIGRGCVLGSHAVVRGNIPDYSIAVGAPAKVVKNRQLSWETSAAQRAELAAALADIERKKAAH, from the coding sequence ATGACGAGCATGTGGGGTGCGCCGCTGCATCGCCGCTGGCGTGGTTCGCGGTTGCGCGACCCGCGGCAGGCCAAGTTCCTGACCATGGACTCCTTGAAGTGGGTGTTGAAAAACCGCGCATACACCCCGTGGTACTTGGTGCGGTATTGGCGGCTGCTGAAATTCAAGCTGCAAAATCCGCACATCATCACGCGCGGAATGGTGTTTCTGGGTAAGGGTGTCGAAATCCACTGCACACCCGAGCTGGCGCAGCTCGAGATCGGCCGGTGGGTGCACATCGGCGACAAGAACACGATTCGGGCGCACGAGGGTTCGCTGCGGTTCGGCGACAAAGTGGTCCTGGGTCGGGACAACGTCATCAACTGCTATCTGGACATCGAGCTCGGTGAATCGGCGCTGATGGCCGACTGGTGCTACGTCTGCGACTTCGACCACCGCATGGACGACATCACCCTGCCGATCAAGGACCAGGGCATCATCAAGAGCCCGGTGCGAATCGGGCCCGACACCTGGGTCGGGGTGAAGGTGACGGTCCTGCGGGGTACCTCGATCGGACGCGGCTGCGTGCTCGGCTCGCACGCCGTGGTGCGCGGCAACATCCCGGACTACTCGATCGCGGTCGGTGCGCCGGCGAAGGTGGTCAAGAACCGTCAGCTGTCCTGGGAGACGTCGGCGGCGCAGCGCGCCGAGTTGGCCGCCGCCCTGGCCGATATCGAGCGCAAGAAGGCCGCTCACTAG